A single Hemiscyllium ocellatum isolate sHemOce1 chromosome 18, sHemOce1.pat.X.cur, whole genome shotgun sequence DNA region contains:
- the LOC132824416 gene encoding troponin I, fast skeletal muscle-like encodes MTSSRKMHLKSLLLSLAKAALEKEEADRIAEKERYMEEHCGHLQTGGLSMTELQELCKKLHAKIDVVDEERYDIESRVNKSTKEIDDLNLKVFDLKGKFKRPPLKRVRMSADAMLRALLGSKHKVSMDLRANLKQVKKEDTEKEKDLRDVGDWRKNIEEKAGMEGRKKMFEGAE; translated from the exons ATGACTTCTTCTCGCAAAATGCATCTGAAG AGTTTACTGCTCTCTCTTGCTAAAGCTGCACTTGAGAAGGAAGAAGCAGATCGGATAGCAGAGAAGGAGAGGTATATGGAAGAACATTGTGGACATCTGCAGACCGGTGGGCTTTCAATGACCGAGTTACAG GAATTGTGCAAGAAACTTCATGCAAAGATAGATGTTGTTGATGAGGAGAGATATGACATAGAATCTAGAGTTAATAAGAGCACCAAAGAG ATTGATGATCTGAACTTGAAAGTCTTTGACCTGAAAGGCAAATTCAAGAGGCCACCACTCAAGAGAGTCCGTATGTCTGCTGATGCCATGTTACGTGCTCTGCTGGGCTCCAAACACAAGGTGTCCATGGACTTGAGAGCTAACCTGAAACAGGTGAAGAAGGAGGACACTGAGAAGGAGAAG GATCTGCGTGATGTTGGAGACTGGCGTAAAAACATTGAAGAGAAGGCTGGAATGGAAGGCAGAAAGAAGATGTTTGAGGGCGCTGAATAA